Within Novosphingobium resinovorum, the genomic segment CCGCATCATCGCGTCGTAGAGCGCCTCGTCCGTCTCGGCGATCGTCGCCATCTCGCCGATGCCCGCGTTGTTGACGAGGATGTCGAGGCCGTCCGCCTCTTTATCGAAGGCCGCGAACATCGCCGCGATGGCCTCGGCCGAACCGACGTCGGCCTGCAGGGCGAAGGCGTCGCCCCCGGCATCGCGGATCGCCGAGACGACCTCTTCGGCAGCGGCCGCATTGTTGTTGTAGTTGATGCAGACCCGCGCGCCGTCCGCCGCGAGCCTCAGCGCCACCTCCCGGCCGATCCCGCGCGAACCGCCGGTCACCAGCGCCGTCTTTCCCGTCAGCGAACCCATCCGTCTCTCCCGTGTCGTTCGGGAGGGAAGCTAGGGCAGACGGGACGCGGGCGGCACCTCGCCTATTGGGCAGCACCCTGCCGTGGGGACTTCGACAGGCTCAGTCTGAGCGGATTTGAAAGGCCAGTCTTAAAAGGCTGCTGTTCAACGATCGTTACACGAACCCCGCTCACCCTGAGCTTGTCGAAGGGTCACGCGCAGCCTCGCCGCGAAGAGGGCGGTTCACTGCCAGCGGTCCCGGAGCAAGTCCGGGATGACGCCCGCTTACCAGCTGACCCTTTACCAGCTGACCTTGTCGCCCGCCTTGATGCCGAGCTGCGCCGCGCGGCCGCCGTTCAGTTCCAGCACGCCCGCAGCGATGCCATCCGAAGGCAGCGGCGTCTCATCATAAGGCACCGCATTCGCCGCGATGTTGAGGATGCGGTGGTCGGTGCCGATGAAGATGATGTCGAGCGGAATCACCGTATTGCGCATCCAGAAAGCGGAGCGGCGCGGCGGCTTGTTCGGGAAGATCATGCCCTCGTCCGCGCCCATCTCGGAGCGGAACATCAACCCGTGCTCCTGCTCCTTGAACGTCGAGGCGACCTCCACCCGGAACGCGTGGGTGCCGTTCGCCGACTTCACCTTGAGGTCCTTGACCGGCAGCCCGGAAATCGGATGCACCGCAGCTTGTGCCTGTGACGCCTTGGCCGTGGCCTCCTGCCCCCCTTGCGAGCACGCGGCGAAGGCCAGCAGCAGCGAAACGGCAAGCGTGGAGCGGGTAAGGCGCATTCAATAGTCTCCGAATTCCGACTCGCACCATTCCTCGAGCGCGTCGGCGTCCTCGCTCTCGACGATCCGGCGCGCGATGTCGAGCGGGTGCCCGGCGCGCAGCATCGCGGCGAGTTGCCGATCTTGCACCTTGGGGTCTTCCGCAACCTGAACGGCGAAAGGACCGAATCGGCGCCGCCGCGCAAGCACCAGCGCCGCGCGGCGCTGCTCGGCAATGCCGGGCCGCGCCTCGGCGCGCAGGGTTTCGTCCACGCCTGCCTGCCCCAGCGCCTCGCCCACCCGGCGCGCGCCATAGCCACGCCGCAGCAGGCTGCCCGCCTTCATCCGCGCCCACGAGGCATCGTCGACGTAGCCCTTCTGTGCATAGCGCTCGACCAGCGCCTCCACATCGGGGCCCCCTCCTTCCGACTGGGCCTCTTCCGACCAGCCCCGCTCCCTCAGTTTGCGCTGCAGATAACCGCGCAACTTGGCTTGCGTCGTGGCGAAACGCGCGACATAGGCCAGCGCCAGTTCCTCCAGACGGGATGGGTCGAGTGGGTGTGGTCCACGCTGTGGATTGCGACGCTTGTCCGACATGCTGCCCTATTCGTGCCACAGTCGGCTTGGATTGGGGAGAGTGCGTGAGACCGTACTGGGACGCAACACAGCTACCTCCGGTTCAGATTGGACCGGATAGAAGCGCCGGTCTCGCGAGAGTAACGGTATAACTACAACGGGTTAGATCATATGGCCGACACCATCGAACTGGTGCCGAATACGGGGCAGGCACTTATCTCCACCCCCAACGAGGATGCGCTGCCGCGCATTTTCGCCGATTTCGCCACCTTCGGCGACGCCCTGGACTATGCCGCCACAGGCAAACGCGGGTTCAATTTCCACGATCCGCGCGGCACGCTCACGCGCGTCTACCCCTTCTCGGAGCTGCGTGAAGACGCGCTCAAGGTCGCTTATGCGCTGATCGCGCGCGGCGTGAAGAAGGACGATCGCATCGCCCTCATCGCCGAAACCGGCGTGGACTTCGCGGCGCTGTTCTGCGGCGCGGTCTACGCGGGCGCCTGGCCGGTGCCGCTGCCGCTGCCCACCAGCTTCGGCGGCAAGGACAACTACATCGACCAGCTGGCCGTGCAGCTCTCCAGCTCCGACCCGATCCTGCTGATCGGTCCGGACGAGATCGCCACGATGACCGCCGCTGCGGCCGAGCGTCAGGGCTGTGCCCATGCCACCTGGGCCGATTTCGCTGCGAAAGATGCGCCCGAAGTCGCGCTGCCCAAGGCCGATCCGGACGATATCTGCTACCTGCAGTATTCCTCGGGCTCCACCCGCTTCCCGCACGGCGTCGCGGTGACTCACCGCTCGCTGTTGTCGAACCTTGCCAGCCACGCGCACGGCATGCAGTTCCAGGACAGCGACCGCTGCATCTCGTGGCTGCCGTGGTATCACGACATGGGCCTCGTCGGCTGCTTCCTGTCGCTGATCGCCAACCAGGTCTCCGCCGATTACCTCAAGACCGAGGATTTCGCGCGTCGCCCGCTGGCATGGCTGGACCTCATCACCCGCAACAAGGGCACTTCGGCGTCCTATTCGCCGACGTTCGGCTACGACATCTGCGCACGTCGCATCTCCAGCCAGAGCCCGGTCAGCGATCGCTTCGACCTGTCGCGCTGGCGCATCGCCGGTAACGGCGCGGACATGATCCGCCCAGACGTGATGCAGAGCTTCGTCAACGCCTTCGCCGATGCGGGCTTCAAGGCATCCGCGTTCCTGCCCAGCTACGGCCTGGCCGAAGCGACGCTGGCGGTCACCGTCATGCCGCCGGGCGAAGGCATCCGCGTCGAACTGGTCGAGGAGGAGCGCCTCTCGGGCGCGCCGCGCGATCTCAACCGCCCGGCCCGCTACCGCGCCATCGTCAACTGCGGCAAGGCCGTGCGCGACATGGAAGTGGTGATCCGCGGCGAAAACGGCGACACGCTGGGCGACCACAAGATCGGCAAGGTCTGGTGCCGCGGCACGTCGGTGATGCATTCCTACTTCCGCGACCCCGAGGCGACCGCCGCGTGCCTCGTCGACGGATGGCTGGACACCGGCGACATGGGCTACATGACGGACGGCTACCTGTTCATCGTCGGCCGCGCCAAGGACATGATCATCATCAACGGCAAGAACCACTGGCCGCAGGACATCGAGTGGGCCGTGGAGCAGCTTCCCGGCTTCAACCACGGCGACATCGCGGCGTTCTCTGTGGAGACGGACAACGGCGAGGAAGCCCCCGCCGTGCTCGTCCACTGCCGCGTCTCCGATCCGGTCAAGCGCGTCGAACTGCGCGACCTGATCCGTGACAAGGTGCGCTCGATCACCGGCATGAACTGCGTGGTCGAACTGGTGCCGCCCAAGAGCCTGCCGCGCACCAGCTCGGGCAAGCTCAGCCGCGCAAAGGCCAAGAAGCTGTACCTTTCGGGCGAGATCGAGCCGTTCAAGCTGGCGGCCTGATCGTTCCGGTACAATGGAACAGAAGGCGGGGCGTCGGAAGGCGCCCCGTTTTTTTATTGTCTGCGTTCAGGGGAGGACTCAGCCTCTGCCTGATCCCATTTCGGCATCGGCGGCAGCGCCAGCAGCAGCGCGCCGCCCAGTACGCAGCCGACCGCACCCGCCCAGAGGAACGGCTCGTACCCGCCCGAGGTATCGTAGACCTTCCCTGCGATCCACGGGCCAAGCCCGGAAGCCAGCGCCACCAGCGCCGACATGACGCCGTAGATCATCCCGAAATTGCGCATCCCCGCATATCCGGCGGTCAGGAACGCGGTGATCTGCGTCTTGGAGCCCGCCGCATAGCCGTTGATGACGAGCGCCGCGATCAGCGCGGGCATCGAATCGAGGAAGCGGATCAGCACCACGAACGTCACCGCCGTCACCCCCATCGTCAGGCTGCCGGTCCAGTTCGGCCTGAACCGGTCGAGCAGCGCCCCGGTCACCAGCTTGCCGACGATCCCGGCGATGCCGCCCAGCGACAGCAGCCACGCCGCCTCGCTGCGCGCAACGCCCGCTTCGGTGAGGATCGGAAAAAGGTGGATGCCCAGCCCGATGGTCATCGCCATCACCACGAAGGACGACACCGCCACCTGAAGCAAGGCCCGGCTTCGCAGTGCCTCACGCTTGTGCAGGCCCGGCAGCACGGCGCGCGCGGCCCCGTCCGCTTTCGGCCGCCGATCGTGGGCATCGCGTAGGAACAGCCAGCATACCAGCAGCGTCACCCCGCCCCAGCCGAGCCCGAACCACACATAGGCGGCGCGCCAGCCGAAACTCTCGATCAGGAAGTTGCCGAGCGGCGGCACCAGCGTCTGCGCGATGGCCGGGCCGGTCACGGCAAGGCCGAGCGCAAGGCCCCTGCCCTTGTCGAACGTTCCTGCTACCGCCGTCGTCCAGATCGTCGACTTGATGGACGTCAGGATCAGCCCGAAGGCGATCCACATCACCACCCACTGCAGCTTCGATCCGCTCGCGAAGGCGAACATGCAGGTTCCCGCCATCGTCACGACGACCCCCGGCAGTCCCAGCCGCCGCGAGCCGAAGCGGTCGATCAGTGCACCGTAGAACGGCGACAGGAGCGCCGTCACTGCGGTCGCGATCGCCGGTCCCATCGACAGCGTCGCTCGGTCCCACCCGAAAGCCCGTTCCAGCGGCTCGATGAACAGCCCGGTCGCCGAGATCAGCACCGAGAAGAACGAGAACCCCGCCATCGCCGCGGCGACCACCGGCCAGCCGCGCTTCCATTCCTGTAGTGCCCTGCCGTCGCCCATGATTGTCTCTCCCGCCGGAGAGACTAGGGCAAAGCGCGTGAACTCCAATCGCGGCGGCGATAGCGTTTCAGAGTCTGTTTGGAAAATGCCCAAGAGGGCATTTTCTTAGCGGCACCGGCCCACGCCTCCAACCGGCCTCCCATCAAGTATACTTCCGTGGGAGGCCGGTTGGAGGCGTGGGCCGGTGCCGCGAAATTCGCCTGCGGCGAATTTCCAAACGGATTCTCAGCTCGACTTTGTACGTTTTTGGTCAGGTCCAGGTCCAGAAGATGCTGTTTTCAGCAACGTGGTCGAGTGCTTGATCGAGGGGCAAGACGCATCCGCCCATATCATCGATATTTTCCCATTTTCGCTGGTGTGACCAGTAGCCGAGCCTGACTTCGTCACGCGTGCCGACAGGCTTGAGGCGGGCGATCGGTGCCTCGGTTGCCAGCAGATAGAGATGGTAAGCGCCTTTGTTCTCATACCATCCGACGCCGCCGCCGTTGGCCGCGTCGAACGTTTCGATGCGCAGAATGATTTCCTCGTCTTTCATGGTGCATCCATTGCCGCCGTCAGGTCACAGCATATCCGAGTCACCTCACCGCATGGCAACAGCCTAAGCGTTGCAACGTGCTTCAGTCAGGACTCGAAGCATGGGATGTTGGACCAGAACAAGGCCGTGATCGGCGATCCCGTCCCCCAGATCCTGCGCCAATGGCTGCAGGCATGGCGTCCCTGCTTTACGGCTCCCAGTTGGGAGCATGTACTTGTTCTTGTGATGGGGGGCGTGCTGGCCACGGGCAAACGGACCGTCACGTCTTGCCTGCGCGTGACCGGCCGGGGCGATGCTGCCAACTTTGCAACCTATCACCAGATCCTCAACCGCGCCCGCTGGAGCTCCCGTGCCGTTGCCAGGCGTTTACTGGGCATTGTGGTCGAACGGCTCGTGCCCGATGGTCCTGTGGTCATCGGTATGGACGACACCATTGAGCGGCGATGGGGGCGCCGGATCACCGCACGGGGTATCTACCGCGACCCGGTCCGCTCCAGTCACGGCCATTTCGTCAAAGCTAGCGGACTGCGCTGGCTCAGTTTTATGGTGCTCACCCCGGTGTCATGGACCCGCCTGATCAAAGCGCTGCCAGTCTTGACGTTGCTCGCTCCTTCGGAACGATCGAACCGTCAACGCGGCTGTCGTCATAAATTGCTGACGGACTGGGCGCGGCAGGGCGCGCTACAGCTGTCTCGCTGGCTGCCGGGTCGGCGGATCATCTTCATTGGCGACAGCAGCTTTGCTGTCCACGAACTGGCACATGCAATTGTCCGCCGGGCCACACTCATCAGCCGACTGCGGCTCGATGCCAACTTGTTTGCACAGCCTGCGGGGCGAACGGCACGCACGATGGGGCGCCCCGCACAGAAAGGGCGAGCATTACCAAAACTCAAGACCCTGCTCGCCAACCCGGCGACACGCTGGACCAGCATTCTCGTCTCTGCCTGGTATGGCCATGCGGGCGGCAAGACGCTCGAGATCACATCTGACATCGCCCTATGGTACAGGCCCGGCACCCCGGTCTTGCCGGTCCGCTGGGTCCTGGTTCGCGATCCTGACGGAAAGCGCGACCCGCAGGCCTTCTTCAGTACCGACATCACCCTCGAGCCCGCCGAGATGATCGCCCTCTACGTCCGCCGATGGCAGATCGAGGTCACCTTTGCAGAAACCCGCGCTCA encodes:
- a CDS encoding transposase, with translation MLDQNKAVIGDPVPQILRQWLQAWRPCFTAPSWEHVLVLVMGGVLATGKRTVTSCLRVTGRGDAANFATYHQILNRARWSSRAVARRLLGIVVERLVPDGPVVIGMDDTIERRWGRRITARGIYRDPVRSSHGHFVKASGLRWLSFMVLTPVSWTRLIKALPVLTLLAPSERSNRQRGCRHKLLTDWARQGALQLSRWLPGRRIIFIGDSSFAVHELAHAIVRRATLISRLRLDANLFAQPAGRTARTMGRPAQKGRALPKLKTLLANPATRWTSILVSAWYGHAGGKTLEITSDIALWYRPGTPVLPVRWVLVRDPDGKRDPQAFFSTDITLEPAEMIALYVRRWQIEVTFAETRAHLGVETQRQWTDKAIARTTPALLGLYSLISLWACDLLTIKSTPYSAAWYRKTNLTFSDAIGAVRLQLWVGDINQHSPPHPEPNYIPTTRLKRMAQALCFAT
- a CDS encoding regulatory protein RecX, coding for MSDKRRNPQRGPHPLDPSRLEELALAYVARFATTQAKLRGYLQRKLRERGWSEEAQSEGGGPDVEALVERYAQKGYVDDASWARMKAGSLLRRGYGARRVGEALGQAGVDETLRAEARPGIAEQRRAALVLARRRRFGPFAVQVAEDPKVQDRQLAAMLRAGHPLDIARRIVESEDADALEEWCESEFGDY
- a CDS encoding MFS transporter, translated to MGDGRALQEWKRGWPVVAAAMAGFSFFSVLISATGLFIEPLERAFGWDRATLSMGPAIATAVTALLSPFYGALIDRFGSRRLGLPGVVVTMAGTCMFAFASGSKLQWVVMWIAFGLILTSIKSTIWTTAVAGTFDKGRGLALGLAVTGPAIAQTLVPPLGNFLIESFGWRAAYVWFGLGWGGVTLLVCWLFLRDAHDRRPKADGAARAVLPGLHKREALRSRALLQVAVSSFVVMAMTIGLGIHLFPILTEAGVARSEAAWLLSLGGIAGIVGKLVTGALLDRFRPNWTGSLTMGVTAVTFVVLIRFLDSMPALIAALVINGYAAGSKTQITAFLTAGYAGMRNFGMIYGVMSALVALASGLGPWIAGKVYDTSGGYEPFLWAGAVGCVLGGALLLALPPMPKWDQAEAESSPERRQ
- a CDS encoding fatty acyl-AMP ligase — translated: MADTIELVPNTGQALISTPNEDALPRIFADFATFGDALDYAATGKRGFNFHDPRGTLTRVYPFSELREDALKVAYALIARGVKKDDRIALIAETGVDFAALFCGAVYAGAWPVPLPLPTSFGGKDNYIDQLAVQLSSSDPILLIGPDEIATMTAAAAERQGCAHATWADFAAKDAPEVALPKADPDDICYLQYSSGSTRFPHGVAVTHRSLLSNLASHAHGMQFQDSDRCISWLPWYHDMGLVGCFLSLIANQVSADYLKTEDFARRPLAWLDLITRNKGTSASYSPTFGYDICARRISSQSPVSDRFDLSRWRIAGNGADMIRPDVMQSFVNAFADAGFKASAFLPSYGLAEATLAVTVMPPGEGIRVELVEEERLSGAPRDLNRPARYRAIVNCGKAVRDMEVVIRGENGDTLGDHKIGKVWCRGTSVMHSYFRDPEATAACLVDGWLDTGDMGYMTDGYLFIVGRAKDMIIINGKNHWPQDIEWAVEQLPGFNHGDIAAFSVETDNGEEAPAVLVHCRVSDPVKRVELRDLIRDKVRSITGMNCVVELVPPKSLPRTSSGKLSRAKAKKLYLSGEIEPFKLAA
- a CDS encoding DUF192 domain-containing protein codes for the protein MRLTRSTLAVSLLLAFAACSQGGQEATAKASQAQAAVHPISGLPVKDLKVKSANGTHAFRVEVASTFKEQEHGLMFRSEMGADEGMIFPNKPPRRSAFWMRNTVIPLDIIFIGTDHRILNIAANAVPYDETPLPSDGIAAGVLELNGGRAAQLGIKAGDKVSW